From the Arthrobacter sp. PM3 genome, one window contains:
- a CDS encoding helicase HerA-like domain-containing protein: MAIKSTADKVATIQKGYLLEGPTIELGAAIVDGELHKDAPVRLPLAMMNRHGLVAGATGTGKTVTLHMMAEQLSTAGVPVFLADIKGDLSGLATAATGSDKLLARTESIGQPWSGKAFPVEFLALGGDGQGIPVRATITSFGPILLSRVMDLNETQESSLQLVFHFADKNNLELIDLKDLRAVIAFLTSAEGKDELEELGGLSKSTAGVILRELVTLEAQGMEKFFGEPEFDTAELLRTAPDGRGVVSCLELPTLQTKPMLFSTFLMWLLADLFEDLPEAGDLDKPKLVFFLDEAHLLFNGASKAFLDAITTTVRLIRSKGVGIFFVTQTPKDVPADVLGQLANRVQHALRAYTPEDAKALKATVSTFPTSDYDLAETLTTAGIGEAVITVLNEKGAPTPVALTRLRAPESVMGPSTDALISGTVAGSALLPKYGTAVDNVSAYEKIAAQSAASTTGPAAGPEHGGSARGGVQGSQGGALDPGAIDAEARWIEEEILGRPSSRPAATPPSGDTDAHSLPAEPRASRRAQAPRGAGADTADALGGALGGALTSMARSIGTQLGRELLRGVFGTSSKRRRR; the protein is encoded by the coding sequence CTTGGAGGGCCCGACCATCGAGCTGGGGGCCGCGATTGTGGACGGCGAACTCCACAAGGATGCCCCCGTCCGGCTGCCGCTCGCCATGATGAACCGGCACGGGCTCGTGGCCGGGGCGACAGGCACCGGCAAGACTGTCACGCTGCACATGATGGCCGAGCAGCTCTCCACCGCAGGGGTCCCGGTATTCCTGGCCGACATCAAGGGGGATCTGTCCGGGCTGGCCACCGCGGCCACGGGCAGCGACAAACTCCTGGCGCGCACCGAGAGCATCGGCCAGCCGTGGTCCGGCAAGGCCTTCCCGGTGGAATTCCTGGCCCTTGGCGGCGACGGCCAGGGCATACCGGTCCGCGCCACCATCACGTCCTTTGGGCCGATCCTGCTTTCCCGGGTCATGGACCTGAACGAGACCCAGGAATCCAGCCTGCAGCTGGTCTTCCACTTTGCGGACAAAAACAATCTCGAGCTGATCGATCTCAAGGACCTCCGCGCCGTCATCGCGTTCCTCACCTCCGCCGAGGGCAAGGACGAGCTCGAGGAACTCGGTGGCCTCTCCAAGTCAACGGCCGGGGTGATCCTTCGTGAACTGGTCACCCTTGAGGCCCAGGGCATGGAAAAATTCTTCGGCGAACCGGAGTTCGACACCGCGGAACTGCTGCGGACCGCGCCCGACGGCCGCGGTGTGGTGAGCTGCCTGGAACTTCCCACACTGCAGACCAAGCCCATGCTGTTCTCGACGTTCCTGATGTGGCTCCTGGCCGACCTCTTCGAGGACCTGCCCGAGGCCGGGGACCTCGACAAACCCAAGCTCGTGTTCTTCCTGGATGAGGCGCACCTGCTGTTCAACGGTGCCTCGAAGGCGTTCCTTGACGCCATCACCACCACCGTCCGGCTGATCAGGTCCAAAGGCGTCGGCATTTTCTTCGTGACGCAGACCCCCAAGGATGTTCCTGCCGATGTCCTCGGCCAGCTGGCAAACCGGGTCCAGCACGCCCTGCGCGCCTACACCCCGGAGGACGCCAAGGCCCTCAAAGCCACGGTCTCCACCTTCCCGACCAGCGACTACGACCTCGCGGAGACCCTCACTACCGCCGGCATCGGCGAGGCCGTCATCACCGTCCTGAACGAGAAGGGCGCGCCCACCCCGGTGGCGCTGACCCGGCTCCGGGCCCCGGAATCCGTGATGGGCCCCAGCACCGATGCCCTGATCTCCGGCACCGTGGCCGGCTCCGCCCTCCTGCCCAAGTATGGAACCGCCGTCGACAACGTCTCCGCCTACGAGAAAATCGCCGCGCAGAGTGCCGCCTCCACCACCGGACCGGCCGCCGGCCCGGAGCACGGGGGCAGCGCACGCGGCGGAGTCCAGGGCAGCCAGGGCGGCGCGCTGGATCCCGGCGCCATCGACGCCGAGGCCCGTTGGATCGAGGAGGAGATCCTGGGCCGGCCCAGCAGCCGTCCGGCGGCCACGCCCCCGTCCGGCGACACCGACGCACACAGCCTCCCCGCCGAACCGCGGGCTTCGCGCCGGGCCCAAGCGCCCCGCGGTGCCGGCGCAGACACGGCCGACGCGCTGGGCGGAGCGCTCGGCGGCGCCCTCACCAGCATGGCCCGTTCAATCGGGACCCAGCTGGGCAGGGAACTGCTCCGCGGAGTCTTCGGCACATCCTCGAAACGCCGCCGCCGCTAG